A genomic stretch from Kogia breviceps isolate mKogBre1 chromosome 1, mKogBre1 haplotype 1, whole genome shotgun sequence includes:
- the LOC131757195 gene encoding Golgi-associated RAB2 interactor protein 4-like: MSGDSLLPYHTAQSSTGLGLFRSTMGELQQQLYNGEYDIFKYAPIFESDFIQITKRGHVIDVHNCDCTVTVGIASTSPVLPLPDIMLLARRATGCEQHAEHSQPTKGKSHKVAKTLELTRLLPLKFVRISTHDRDKRQLRVKFATGRSFYLQLCAPLDAQEDLFAYWEELIYLLRPPLDGHSRTYAVPAGDMICRTLFEEEEEDGRSPAVEDFQGEWDEDQVSIRSLHTPSEVAAVGSAAFAGGEGIQLDSHKPDTMSDVATAKAKPTVLDKESASRATTKVETAGVAGGTAAGALSVAEIQSPAPEEQSTAIAATASKGPGASKTNTATGG, translated from the coding sequence atgagtggggactctctgctcccgtatcacacggcccagagcagcaccgggctgggcctgttcagaagcaccatgggggagctgcagcagcaactgTACAACGGCGAATACGACATATTCAAATACGCGCCGATATTCGAGAGCGACTTTATCCAGATCACGAAGAGGGGACACGTGATTGACGTGCACAACTGTGACTGCACGGTGACCGTGGGCATCGCATCCACCAGCCccgtcctcccactcccagacatcatgctgctggcccgacgggccaccggctgtgaacagcacgctgagcacagccagcccaccaaggggaagagccacaaggttgccaagaccttagagctcaccaggctccttcccttgaagtttgtgaggatctccacgcacgatcgtgacaaacgacagctgcgcgtgaagtttgccactggccgctccttctacctgcagctgtgtgcccctctggacgcgcaggaagacctcttcgcctactgggaagagctgatttacctcctgcgaccaccattggacggtcacagccgcacctacgctgttccagccggggacatgatctgcaggactctgttcgaggaggaggaggaggacgggaggagcccggcagtggaggatttccaaggagagtgggatgaggaccaggtgagcatcaggagcctccacacgccctctgaggtggccgcggtcgggtctgcagcttttgctggcggggaggggatccaactggactcccacaagcccgataccatgtccgatgtggccactgccaaagcaaaacctacagtgcttgacaaagagtcagcatcgcgggcaacgacaaaggtggagacagcaggggtggcaggcggcaccgcagcgggtgctttgagcgtggcagagatccagtctcctgcccccgaagagcagagcacggccatagcagccacagccagcaagggtccaggagcaagtaaaaccaacacagccactgggggc